Proteins found in one Ptychodera flava strain L36383 chromosome 16, AS_Pfla_20210202, whole genome shotgun sequence genomic segment:
- the LOC139114515 gene encoding gluconolactonase-like yields MGAHPVLSLLLILTLVQNGKSYNPFPVYSDEFLDILPEQPKLEQLAESDDPLEFHEGPIYFPDENGGFILFTTQPVGNYADPKANPLNSIRRYDIDSGNVTTFRSSTNANMPNGQFRDPQGRLLTCEQGFKHGSPGRITRTDVESGEIEILINGTFGMELNSPNDIVVKSDGTVWFTDPSYGYLQSFRPEPQVGDFVYRFDADARGPQVTIVADFFSKPNGLAFSPDEHFLYLTDSGAIQGPGSWHPNLPHHIIRYDVIDGKHLRNRQLFAVVENNVTGSENPGIPDGIKLDQCGNVFVGAGDGVQVFNEDGDLVGKILTPTFVSNLEFGGQQGNDLFLMANSALYKVTLNAFGAGFPRIQDCKNKPHVFAALDNSNLMNGGVSLILLFTLMFMYLTKEKRNDDERKAEKKSE; encoded by the coding sequence ATGGGTGCTCATCCCGTCTTATCGTTACTCTTAATTTTAACACTAGTACAAAATGGGAAGTCATATAACCCATTTCCCGTTTATTCGGACGAATTTTTAGATATTTTACCTGAACAACCGAAACTGGAGCAGCTGGCCGAAAGCGACGATCCGCTTGAGTTCCATGAAGGACCAATTTATTTTCCTGACGAAAACGgaggttttattttgtttacaaccCAGCCAGTTGGGAATTACGCAGACCCCAAAGCGAACCCGTTGAATTCAATCAGACGATACGATATCGACAGCGGCAACGTGACGACATTTCGATCTTCCACGAACGCAAACATGCCAAATGGACAGTTTCGAGACCCGCAGGGTCGTCTGTTGACGTGCGAACAGGGATTCAAGCACGGGTCACCGGGACGAATCACTAGAACCGATGTAGAAAGCGGGGAGattgaaatactgataaatGGCACCTTTGGAATGGAACTGAACTCGCCGAACGACATCGTCGTAAAAAGTGACGGAACTGTCTGGTTTACGGACCCTTCCTACGGATATCTGCAGTCGTTCCGTCCGGAGCCTCAGGTAGGCGATTTCGTTTATCGCTTTGACGCAGACGCAAGAGGACCACAAGTGACCATCGTTGCGGATTTTTTCAGCAAACCGAACGGACTCGCGTTTTCCCCCGACGAACATTTTCTGTACCTGACCGATTCCGGGGCGATTCAAGGACCGGGCAGCTGGCACCCAAATTTACCCCATCATATCATCCGGTATGACGTCATCGACGGGAAACATTTGCGCAACCGACAGCTTTTCGCGGTCGTTGAGAACAACGTCACGGGAAGCGAAAATCCCGGAATTCCCGACGGCATAAAGCTTGACCAGTGCGGAAACGTATTCGTCGGTGCTGGCGATGGAGTGCAAGTATTCAATGAAGATGGGGATCTTGTAGGAAAAATTCTGACGCCAACTTTTGTCTCGAATCTTGAATTTGGCGGGCAACAGGGCAACGATTTGTTCCTCATGGCAAATTCTGCTTTATACAAGGTGACACTGAACGCTTTTGGCGCTGGATTTCCTAGGATTCAGGACTGTAAAAACAAACCACATGTATTCGCTGCTCTGGATAACAGCAATTTGATGAATGGAGGAGTTTCtctcattttgttgtttacgctAATGTTCATGTATCTGACAAAAGAAAAGCGCAACGATGATGAGCGCAAAGCTGAAAAGAAATCAGAGTAA